A part of Streptomyces sp. DSM 40750 genomic DNA contains:
- a CDS encoding sensor histidine kinase — MTQTEADRAGRAAAGAGHTEDAGAGGTATAGAEDTTDVCDGGTAEACAGGTADGRAGGTADGHAGGTADGHAGGTGCGKRRWTGAAATWSPWRALRADGRSPSSADPGPPPTGLALVPWLLMGMGAFANLLQGRAPNPWVGGLGILTFNSLYIYVVIRAFVKEKRESRSTRLALVLLGLVACGLAVGYGGSWLNLFPLLGLAVGAATRGPRLVLSGLAVTALATGVSAVREGWDAISVAYGTLVSVAVTAAILSLADAVRELRAAREELTHRAVEKERLRFSRDLHDLLGHTLSVIVVKSEAARRLAAHDTDAALAQITDIESVGRQALTEIREAVTGYRGGSLTTELDRAHSVLSATGTTLTVRRSGPALTPQAEALLGWVVREAITNVVRHSHATHCLITLTATPDHTHLTITDNGSTPPPTPPPGPTPNGLKGLTERLTTAGGTLQAGPGPQGGFVIRAELPMRPAGEEAADLPGPGPGLRSATAPST; from the coding sequence CGACAGCGGGCGCCGAGGACACCACGGACGTGTGTGACGGAGGCACAGCAGAAGCGTGCGCCGGGGGAACGGCGGACGGGCGTGCCGGGGGAACGGCGGACGGGCATGCCGGGGGAACGGCGGACGGGCATGCCGGGGGCACCGGGTGCGGGAAGCGGAGGTGGACGGGGGCGGCGGCGACGTGGTCGCCGTGGCGGGCGTTGCGGGCGGACGGGCGGTCGCCGTCATCGGCGGATCCGGGCCCGCCGCCCACCGGCCTCGCCTTGGTGCCGTGGCTGCTGATGGGGATGGGCGCCTTCGCCAACCTCCTCCAGGGCCGCGCCCCGAACCCCTGGGTCGGCGGCCTCGGCATCCTCACCTTCAACTCCCTGTACATCTACGTGGTCATCCGCGCCTTCGTGAAGGAGAAGCGCGAGTCCCGCTCCACCCGGCTCGCGCTCGTCCTGCTCGGCCTGGTCGCCTGCGGCCTGGCCGTCGGCTACGGCGGCAGCTGGCTGAACCTCTTCCCGCTGCTCGGTCTGGCCGTGGGCGCCGCCACCAGGGGCCCACGACTCGTCCTGAGCGGGCTGGCGGTGACCGCGCTCGCGACTGGAGTCTCGGCGGTCCGCGAGGGCTGGGACGCGATCAGCGTGGCCTACGGCACCCTCGTCTCCGTGGCGGTGACGGCCGCGATCCTCTCCCTCGCGGACGCGGTACGCGAACTGCGTGCCGCCCGCGAGGAGTTGACCCATCGCGCGGTGGAGAAGGAACGCCTCCGCTTCTCCCGCGATCTGCACGACCTGCTCGGCCACACGCTGTCGGTGATCGTGGTGAAGTCGGAGGCTGCCCGCCGTCTCGCCGCGCACGACACGGACGCGGCGCTCGCCCAGATCACGGACATCGAGTCGGTCGGCAGGCAGGCCCTCACGGAGATCCGCGAGGCGGTGACCGGCTACCGCGGGGGCAGCCTGACCACGGAGCTGGACCGCGCCCACTCCGTACTGTCCGCCACGGGCACGACCCTGACCGTACGGCGCTCCGGCCCGGCCCTGACTCCCCAGGCCGAGGCCCTGCTGGGCTGGGTCGTCCGCGAGGCGATCACCAACGTCGTACGCCACAGCCACGCCACCCACTGCCTCATCACCCTCACCGCCACCCCCGACCACACCCACCTCACCATCACCGACAACGGGTCCACTCCCCCGCCCACCCCGCCCCCTGGCCCCACCCCCAACGGCCTGAAGGGCCTGACCGAACGCCTCACCACAGCCGGCGGCACCCTCCAGGCAGGACCGGGCCCCCAAGGCGGCTTCGTGATCCGGGCGGAACTGCCCATGAGGCCGGCGGGAGAGGAGGCGGCGGACCTGCCGGGGCCGGGGCCGGGGCTGAGGTCGGCGACCGCGCCGTCCACGTGA
- a CDS encoding response regulator transcription factor, translating to MPRNHRPAKSIRVLLAEDQGMMRGALALLLGMEADIQVVAQVGVGDAIVDAALTHRPDVALLDIELPGMSGLDAAAELRDQAPDCRVLILTTFGRPGYLRRAMDAGAAGFLVKDGPVEELAQAIRRVLSGETVIDPALAAAALSAGPNPLTDRERDTLNASADGATVADIAARLHLSESTVRNYLSSAIGKTGTRNRTEALREARQQGWL from the coding sequence ATGCCCCGGAATCATCGGCCCGCCAAGTCCATCAGGGTGCTGCTCGCGGAGGATCAGGGGATGATGCGGGGCGCGTTGGCGTTACTGCTGGGTATGGAGGCGGACATCCAGGTCGTGGCGCAGGTGGGGGTGGGGGACGCGATCGTGGACGCGGCGTTGACGCATCGGCCGGATGTCGCGCTGCTGGACATCGAACTGCCCGGGATGAGCGGTCTGGACGCCGCCGCCGAGCTGCGGGACCAGGCGCCCGACTGCCGCGTGCTGATCCTCACCACCTTCGGCCGGCCAGGGTACCTCCGCCGGGCCATGGACGCGGGCGCCGCCGGGTTCCTCGTCAAGGACGGGCCCGTGGAGGAACTGGCCCAGGCCATCCGCCGGGTGCTGAGCGGCGAGACCGTCATCGACCCGGCCCTCGCCGCGGCCGCGCTGAGCGCCGGGCCCAACCCGCTCACCGACCGCGAGCGCGACACCCTCAACGCCTCCGCCGACGGCGCCACCGTCGCCGACATCGCCGCCCGCCTCCACCTCTCCGAGTCCACTGTCCGCAACTACCTCTCCTCCGCCATCGGCAAGACAGGCACCCGCAACCGCACGGAGGCGCTGCGGGAGGCCCGGCAACAGGGGTGGCTGTAG